The genomic segment CTAGCCACAATCATAGACCAAAGTCATTACTAACCCTCAAGTccataacctagcctcgggactaatcccgagccctcgggaagtcctaattccaccaaacagggtgatggaatcgaaccccgaacccttggtaaaaaaccctaaaatccctttctgaacacagggtagcgctacaacactcattggagggcgctacaacgctacaaacagaaccaaaatgccctcagtaaacttggcctagcgctacaatgcccaaaggctagcactgtagcgctagtcacagactgctAAACTGCTCAATTTTTTCCTGCGATTTCTCCCGAGctaaacttaaccaaaacttccccaAACTTTGACCAAATtcaaaatcaagctcactaacatgtctaactcatcccaagcatcataatcatacaaaatctaaccacatgcacccctaatcccaaaattcaccatagttgctcctagacttcagaattcagcaaaacacagtcaaaacttcaaagtttaaagcttagaattttatacctttgatggaaattcgatttcaagttagcctctagccctccttagcttgttattcctcaattccttggcttgaattcccctaaagttcccatcagcCCAGCTTAGACCCCATAGCTTAAACaagccaaaccagaaactgaaaactccaaagtcttaccttaagtATTAGTGCGTTCCTGCTAATCCCTTGCAAACCCTTCAAGCTTAGCTTAGAattcttgttgctcagcctaacctagctcccctctgagctttgctccaagaaaacacaagaaaatggtgaaggagatcaccaaccgacccttagaaaaactgctctgttttcttccctttctttttctttcttttccttcttttctttctttcctcagacttctacattattctaccatttccactaagtataaagcctcaacaTACTTACCtcttgtaagccaaatgaccacaatgccctcccttttaattttaaacctttaaatgaatctagggcattttggtcatttcaccccaactCCCGCTTATTCCTCGAATGTCTTTAGTATTCACCGCTtaattcccgacacctaactaatatccaattatattcctcaataccaAATAATTGCCAATATGTTACCTacattcccataaataccccctggctcgccccgagccgggtataaatccccaccgtgactttttcgctaactcgctcactaggattgtcttgactcacagattataaatatatccacataataatgtggtctcaacatttatcgcttatatatacagttatgccctcaacgggccaaaattatagttatgtcccttctaacctaatcagggcccacatgtatactaatacacatagtcatgcatctcaaatattcaaatagtcatatatcatacttttaatcattaaatcacatatattccaattatgccctcccgacacactaatcaaggcccttaagccttattagtaaatttgggttgttacatccaaataattgctaaattactactcgTTACTCACTAAATTCCGAACACAtcttacgttcccaaaatacccctagactcctcccgagctAGGTATTTGACCCCTTTgcgactttctagctaaaccactccctaagactgtctcagatcgtgcatctcaaatatatcaccactcacacatggtaaagatcacaataatcacaaatattgcatttatgccctcgacgggctaaaattacaaacatgcatctaataaccagacggggcccacatgcatatttaattcacctaaacatgcatttctaatcacatattcatcaaattcacacattataataataaatcacttattgccctccaggcacgctaatcaaggccctaacccTTATTAGCAAAATTTTGGGACGCTGCAAATACTATTGCCGTAAATatccattttatttaaaatatagcTATAATTCAATATATGGTGTCCATCATAGCAATACCCTTTTTATTACTCACATGTACGTACACAAAAACAAGTTGGAGTATGTAAATAAATGaatacaaaatataagtttaaggTCTaccataataatatataataattatacgGAAATACTATGACATGTCTCCTTAAAAGAACATATATGtaggtaatttttctattttcgACACAGATAAGTTAaaagcttaatttttttttatatgacggtgtatattgtagttacaGGGGACCTcccaaaatttttaaataaattataaataatttattgtgACACATGCAACAGACTGTTTGAATCCTGATTTCGATACCCTAAATTATCcaaaaatttttttgaaaatttatgaGATGTCCTCTATAACTACTTACATCGTCCTACCAAAAAAATATAGAGTTACACTTATCCATGTATAAAAAAAAGATACCTACTAGTTCTTTTAAAGGGACCTACTGCACAAGTCtccaataattatatataataagaataataatataaataaatattttgataaaagaatatatatatatatatatagatgaataCACATCAATAATATATACTAAGTGAAACTTGTTGGTTTTTTATCATGTAATTGACAGTGTAGTGGAAGTATGAGATAACATTTGTATGCGATAataattgaaattccgttttttatgattaccaacttaattatttaaattaaataattaattgttcaactgttacagaaatgtttaaacagataccaagactgtttgaacagaaaccagatatgtttaaacagtttgtgaccagaagataaaaacgaacataaagtaaagaacacaagaatttttacgtggtatcagcaatctttgcagattgctactagtccacgaggccacgcccagagaatgaaatttattagaagaatatctaaatgattacaaaaccaaattgacttatacaaataaagactccctcttgaatttgtcgcaactgttgtaatctaaacttctaatcaaatttctgaagtgctaagatcttgaactcccttcaaatcataacacttgcacttttcctcccgaaaagtgactcacgaacaagacttctcccgaagcttgatgaccaatgtccaagtgtgttcaacctgcacaattaacacaaaggaaaacaatacagaagtacactgtaataaaccactaagaacttgttggactcaagttcttcacataataaaaagtctctctaaaacttgaaaaatatttggaaaataatacccaagagagatgatcaaaaaccaacgtcctaaggatgattatatacattttagaatccctttaggtcgtggaaaacaaatcagaaatcaaacagccaataaatggaaaatcttccaaaacaggaaagtcagaatctgttcaaacagactggcaatccgttcaaacagattcattgaacctggacagtttttcaacccagtttccttaaataaataaggaaacaatatatcctttatgattgcaagctgtacacgatttctgggcaaccaaatcagataaaataaatactaataatgtccaattcaagaaaaagataatcttttataggaaaatatatatttattttattaacacataaataaaaatttgaatataGAAAGACATATTTCACCAAAACAagaaactacccattttcgaaattcaccacaaaatattacaaaagaggaaactattaatttcgaaaatacccttttaattaattttgtctttattatcaaaaatgccaataaaagattttacaatctccccctttggcaatttgatagacaaaattaattcagaaaacctgcaacacaaatgttagtgataagtaaagagaaggaactccccctgcaaacatgcatgaacttataacaaacataaaaataaactagacttaactccccctcaaaataagaaggttcagagttaaacaaaacaacaaatCAGGTTTTTGGAAAtctactctccccctttgtgtctttcaaagaagccaaagaacCATAAAACAAAAGAACAAAAAAGAGTATCAATGTTTAAAtgacaaaaactaaaataaaactaaacaactgGATCTTTAGACAGAGATTGAACAACCTCCAACATAGAACATTGCAGTCCTTCAATTGACATCACTCGAGCAGTCATAGAATCAACAGAGGCTCGAACAGCAGCTATTTCGGTTGCAACAAGTCCTGAATCTGTGGCAACAGAGGAGGAGGCATGAGGAATGTCAGCCGAAGAAATCTTCAGGGATTGGGGCTTGACTTTCTTGGAGGACGGTGCAGCAGTGGCTTCAGTAGGAGGGGCAGAGGCTTTGTAGGAAGCAGCAGTAGTTGGGGCCACCAAGTCTTCTTGATCACGTTGGAGATCTTTTTTCTGCAtactcaacactttataaataacttGAGGAAAAGGAAGATTCAAGTTTTTCCTGTTACCTTTGCGAAACCCAATGATTTGATCATGAATAACCGAAGCCAAATTTATACCAAGACCGGTCCCCACCTTGTACAAAAATGAGGCCATATCAAAAGAGATAGTGGCGGTGTGAGAAGTGGGCTTCCAATTTGTTGTGGCAAACTTATGGAGAACAGCATAAGTGTAGGTGAGATTGGAGACCGAGATGACTGTATTGGATGGCCATACCATTTTTTGACCAACCAATTCAGTGATAACCATGTCCTTGTCAAGAGCGGCACCATCAACATCATCTTCGACATCAAGGGGAAGATGCAAAGCAAGAGCAATGTCTTGAGGAGAACAAGAGAACCAATGGCCCCTAACAAACACTTTGTTATACAGAGGAGATGAAGGTTCAATAATTTCATTAGTaagattggcatagaattccttgactattctatccacaaaaccaGAAAATTTAACCAAAGAACCTGTCCATTGTCGATCTTGAAGCATTGTTAGCACACCAAAAGGACGATGATCACTCAAGACATAATTTCTTTCAATGATAAATTTTCGTTGAGCATATAGAACCATATCACGTGCATTATCATTATAGCAAAAAATGGAagaataaggtttgaaatttaCACCTGAATGTTTTGGTGAAGGAGTAGAACCAGAAATAGGTTTCTTCCCTTTAGCTTTGGATGGCAAAGGAGATGCAATGTGGTCTGAATCAGATTCGGCTTCCTGTTCAGAGGGGATAGTGTCTTCTTTTTCTGGCTCATCAGACTCAGTCTTTGATTCAACAATGTCAGGAACCGTTTCATCAGACAATGTGGTATCATGAGTTGCTTCAGATTCGGAGGAGGACAATGAAGGGGGATGAGCCTTCAATTTTTTCTTGGCAGCAGACAAAGGAGAAAGAGACGCGTCCAACCCCAATTTCCTTTTGGGAGTCACAGAATTTTTCTTGGACTGACTCGGCTTCAAGGGCAATTTGAGCAACCCAGCAGCAGCAGCTTTGGAAGAGGAGGAAACAAATTTTGATTTTGCCCTAGCCTCCAAAGACGAATCAAACAGAAGAGGAGAATGGTCCTTGGCTCGAGAGGGCACCACCACTTCAGATGGTGGTGCAACAATGTCAGCAGAGATATCTGGAAACACCATAGGATGTTCATGAGAGAGCGAAAACACCTTCTTGCGAGCCTTGGATTTGCAGGACTTTCCAACAGATGTGGGAGCTGTTGGAACAGAAAGAGGCGCCGTTGATACAGACAGAGGAGGCGAAGGAGATGGCACCTTTCGGGATTGAGAAACAGGGATCTTCTTGGAGGAGGCACCACGAGTTCTCACCATTTTTTCTCTGAAAAACAGAAAGCACTTacaagagaatgagagaaaaaaaatgagaaggaGAAGAAATAACTGAATGAAATCGTGGGTGAGAGGAAATAGGGTAATGACATGCCTTTTTAAATATATTACTTACCCAAAATGAATACCCACGGCAAAAAGAGGTTTccctttttttattaaaaaaatgttttaatttaAACAAGAAAAGGAAACAAACTTGAAGACACACGATCTTCATACAacttaccctttttttttttttttaaatttcagtttATTCATAAAATCCCAAACCAAAAAAGGTAACCAAAAAAATACCCCACACGATCTCCttattgactttttttttttttttttttaaatatcctAAATAAAGTACAAgacaataaagatacaaatcatgATATTCCAAAAATGAGAAAGAAGACAAAAATAAattccttggagacaaagaatatattaaatcacacaattaaatgcataatttctcataatcaccacaatgattcggtccaccatgaatttccttgattatcattttttttttaattttatatatatatgcacaaaaataaaaaaactcaaccaaaaaaatAATGCTTTGATCAAAGAGAGTCAAcctgataagaataaaatcaagcaaatgaaaataagtgttagtgtaaACCAAagataagaacacttgtgaaaatgaaatgttagaaagaatattcgagagaaataaatcacaattcagtcacaagcacatattcttaagtgaatcaatcaacatgtatgagtcttacacacattttttttttttttttataaactgtgtacaatttttattacattgtttcaagcataagtgtgtgacagtgtatgcaagggaacattgcccaatgacaaataagtctttttcaaaattaaaataattgtaacccatgaagacgctgtcacactacaccagtggtagcccttttctatggtagcatatcctcttcataactccgaattacaaagttccaacttactcaaaagacggctttcacacactgatgcaggtagctctattcttgcacaggagcttgaaacaatgctacacaaaaggaagctcaaacattaaacattgattaatttactcgaatatgcctaggaggaattgattaattttctctcaagaatatacaaccaaagattcataaacacaagacagattatccagcttgacacagaacaaaattttcaaattgattGACAATTTTCTTAACCAAAAATAACACACATTAGATCAAGCGGACAACATAACGAGAgaatttaaagagaacaaacccccaaagattttcggaggaaatcaaagcgaaccgaatcaagagctttagtgaaaatatctgcaatttgtttatgtgtttcaatatattccaagacaagaactttattttcaactaattctcttatgaaatgatgacgaatatcaatatgtttagtacgagaatgttgcacaggattttttgaaatattgattgcacttgtattatcacaaaaaatagttaaaatgtcaagatcaaacccataatccatcatcatttgcttcatccacagAAGTTGTACACAACAACTTCCTGCTGCAATGTATTCAGCCTCagctgttgagagagaaatagaattctgtttcttgctgtgccaagaaacaagattatttcccaagaagaaacatcctccactagtgctttttctgtcatcagtgttacctgcccaatcagcatcactaaaacacactagattagggttagtttcttttgaatacaaAATACCATAATCAGTagtcccatgaacatatcgaatgattcttttgacagctgcaacatgagactccatgggatttccttggtacctggcacacacaccaacactataactcaaatcaggtcgactagcagtgagataaagaagactaccaatcatgctcctatacagtgtaggatccactttgacaccattttcatctttggatagctttacagttgttcccattggtgttttggcaatctttgaactttcaagtccaaactttttgatcaggttcttagcatatttgctttgagaaacaaatgtgccttcatctaactgcttgacttgtaaccctaagaaataagtcaattctcccaccatgctcatttcaaattcctctttcatttgtttcacaaatacctgcacctcattgtcagaagtagaaccaaacacaatatcatcaacataaatctgagcaataattatgttagatttaatatttttgataaataaagttttatctactccaccccttttgtatccatgagaaacaagaaattgagtaagtctctcataccaagcccgaggggcttgcttcaaaccataaagaGCTTTCTCCAATTGGTAAACATTATCAGGTGCATGAGGATCTTCAAATcctttgggttgttcaacatatacctcttcattcaagatcccattgagaaatgcagatttgacatccatttggaacaacctgaaaccaatcaaacaagcaatagacaataataatctaattgactcaagtcttgcaacaggtgcaaatgtttcatcaaagtctattccttccacttgtgtgtacccttgtgccactaatcttgctttatttcgcacgattgtaccaaattcatcagatttatttttgaaaatccattttgtgccaataatattggtatgcaacggtcttggcacaaggatccacactttgtttctaaaaaattgttccaattcctcctgcatagctttaatccaattttcatcagttaaagcttctttcacatttttaggctcaattaaagataagaaacaaacaaattgaacaacattactaaaccttcttcgtgttaccatactgtcttttggatttccaagaattaaatctgctggatgctttaacttaactctggttgatggctccttttggacttcatccaaaataatatctggaaatttcttttctgttagtccagaatctgtttcatcggattcgagatttgttggaacagatggaccagacgtttcaacagtagtatcactgacacaagcttcttcgtgtttttcagtaggttcatcaataaacctttcaatttcttcctcagtagaaaactcagaaaaatccctggaatcatcaataacaacgttagctgactccattacagtttgggttctcatgttatacacacgataggccctactgttagtggagtatccaataaaaacaccttcatcacttttagcatcaaatttaccaagattttctctgtctctcaaaatgtaacaaacacatccaaaaatatgaaagtaagccacacttggtttcttacctttccaaatttcataagatgttttagatgtacctggacgaagaaaaacacgatttatgatatagcaaacagtgttaattgcttctgcccataaccgTTTAGTCAATTTTTTGCTGtttagcatcactctagccatttcttgaagagtgcggtttttcctctctacaactccattttgttgaggagttttgggagctgaaaaaTCATGAGAGATACCTacagacttacaaaaatcatcatagacataattctcaaattttttaccatgatcacttcttatacgaacaatttttccaatgttgcaatctttttcaacttttaatttcaagcaaagagttttaaaggcatcagaagtgtcagatttttctttcaagaaatccacccaagtatatctagaaaaatcatccacacaaacaaaaatatacctttttccatttaaactctcaatttgaattggacccataagatccatgtgaagcaattctaaaactttcgaagtgtttatgtcagaaacacttttatgtgtaattttcaattgcttaccaagttgacaactcttacacttaccatcagattctttacctagcttaggtaaaccacgaacactccctgcatgtgacaattttttcaaggttttgaaatttatgtgaccaagtttagcatgccacatatcagtgttattactcacaacagattgacacataatagatggcagaagagtgtagcaattgtcattagatctataaccttcaagaacattctcaccattcttgtttaacacaaaacaattctctttatcaaagttaacagtataaccttgatcacaaatttgacttatgcttagaagattagctttaagaccttccacaagtaacactcttttgattctaggcaacccttcaaagttaagagtacccataccaagaacattaccttcaattccattgccaaaagtaacagacccacaatgcataggttttatgtctgtaagaatagtcttgtcacctgtcatatgtcttgaacaaccactgtcaaaataccaaaaatatgaagaagcagatctatcatattcactagtaaaaccagcaaaacagttattctttttgatccatattttctttgattgaacattttccttttttactcttttgaaatcatcaaaataattgaatttttcaaaatattcatttttagcaaaattcataagagtaaaacatTTAGGACtaatatgacccttcctaccacaaaaatggcagattggaatgaatttttcgaATTTACCATTGGATTTACCTGCTGACTGTGTCCTTTCTGTTGGAACAAACCGAGTACCGGATACAACAGACTTCACTGAGGATGCAACAGGAACATCAGACGATAACATCCCAGCCgagataaagacagttttctttgatttttgagaacttgaagcacccagtcccacatgacttctttgacctgaattctgtatattctcaaaaatagttgaaccggggttaagcattctaacatttttctcaagagtatccaaatctttagacaaattattaatttcaacattttttgaaattatttctttttccaaattttcattcaaatcagtaagttgtttaatttcaagggataaatctttatttttgcttaccaatgaccgattttcagaacacactttcacccatgaaccatacatttttttgtaagattcactcaaagactcataattcaattcagattcatcactatcagaattttcttcatcttttgaaacattattcaagcaaacaattttttcattttcagatttagaaccaggtaaaatagaagtgagagcgacattaccttcctcatcttcactactttcagagtcattatcactccaagtagcaatcataccttttttgttctttttcaaagtatttgcacattcagactggatgtgaccaaatccttcacattccctgcactgaataccctttttattagtttgaaaaggtttaagagaagaagggttaccttttgacatcttgccattgaattttttgtttcctattttattcatatattttcgaaaattctttgcaagcattgccatttcattatcaccatcttcatcatttGAGACTTCCTTTTCAGTGCTCTTGAAAGCTAtggttttctccttttctttggaagagcttggcttgtctttttgacgaatcttttgatttaactcaaaggtacggAGTGACCCCATCAGTTCTTCTACCTTCATAGTACTGAaattttttgcctcttccatagcagtgagcttaacattgaacctgtcaggaagaactcgaacgatttttctaacaagaacagaatcatcaagtttttcaccaagtgcaaaatactcattagaaatatcagataatctctcataaaattcagatagtgtttcagaatcagaAATTCTAAGGTCATCAAACCTGGTTTGTAACAtgataaatctagaccttttaacacctacagttccttcaaactgagtttgaagaattgtccaagcatctttagccgagacacatgtggaaacaagtttataaaaatttctccaacaccattaaatatggcgtgaagagctttattattatagctggataatttttcttcttctgtgtcccaaacaagttcaga from the Humulus lupulus chromosome X, drHumLupu1.1, whole genome shotgun sequence genome contains:
- the LOC133806624 gene encoding uncharacterized protein LOC133806624 produces the protein MVRTRGASSKKIPVSQSRKVPSPSPPLSVSTAPLSVPTAPTSVGKSCKSKARKKVFSLSHEHPMVFPDISADIVAPPSEVVVPSRAKDHSPLLFDSSLEARAKSKFVSSSSKAAAAGLLKLPLKPSQSKKNSVTPKRKLGLDASLSPLSAAKKKLKAHPPSLSSSESEATHDTTLSDETVPDIVESKTESDEPEKEDTIPSEQEAESDSDHIASPLPSKAKGKKPISGSTPSPKHSGVNFKPYSSIFCYNDNARDMVLYAQRKFIIERNYVLSDHRPFGVLTMLQDRQWTGSLVKFSGFVDRIVKEFYANLTNEIIEPSSPLYNKVFVRGHWFSCSPQDIALALHLPLDVEDDVDGAALDKDMVITELVGQKMVWPSNTVISVSNLTYTYAVLHKFATTNWKPTSHTATISFDMASFLYKVGTGLGINLASVIHDQIIGFRKGNRKNLNLPFPQVIYKVLSMQKKDLQRDQEDLVAPTTAASYKASAPPTEATAAPSSKKVKPQSLKISSADIPHASSSVATDSGLVATEIAAVRASVDSMTARVMSIEGLQCSMLEVVQSLSKDPVV